In the genome of Bremerella sp. P1, the window CGTGGTGCTCGGCGGCCTCCTCGTGTACGGCATCCTCCGACCCTTTGATGGCGACGAGCAAGTAAGTATCGGCGATCACACGTTGACTTCCCATCGAGCAAAGGTGATCGATCGGGGAGAAGCAGATACGCAGGACGTTGTTGTTCAGCCAAGTCCTGAGTTCTTGATTGAGTACGCGTTCGGTGACGGATTGCAAGGCTTCAATATTCTTCGAATCAATGCGGATGGCACCGGAGAGTACAACTACTGGGATCAAGCATCGGAGTCGACCCGCCAGAAGAAGTTGACGTTCGAGTTGTCGCCAGCTGAGTTAGAAGAGGTCTGCGGCAAGCTGAATGAGTCAGGATTCATGGCGTTGGCCAGCGAGTATCGCGGAGACGTGCCGGATGGTACGCAGATTGCCATCACCGTAGTAACGGAGAACGTCGAGAAAGAGGTCTACTGTGACAATCACTTTCCGGTGGCAGTCGTCGCCGTAGCGGACTATCTTGAGAAAGAAGTCATCCAGCCCAATCGCACGAGCTCCTAGTTTGCTCGCTCCTCATCCCCAAAAACTCCCGCCGGTAAAGGTGCCCTGCCATGCGTTTTTCTCTGATTCTATGCACGATCGCGTGCTTGTATTGCGTTCATGTTGCCGAAGCTGAAGCAGCCGAAGCAAAGCGACCAAATATCGTCTTAATCATGTGTGATGACATGGGATTCTCAGACATTGGCTGCTACGGCGGTGAAGTCGAGACTCCCAATCTGGACAAGTTGGCGACCAGTGGAATGCGGTTTCGTACGTTCTACAATAACGCGAAGTGCGAACACACGCGGGCCTCACTTTTAACTGGGCGTTGGTGGCATCATGTGGGAGCTTCTGCAAGCGTCGTCTACAAGGCTCCGACGTTTGGCGAGCGGATGCGAGAAGCTGGTTACCGTACTCTAATGGTGGGCAAGTGGCACGCAGGCCAAACACCTTTTCAGCGAGGGTTTGATCGGTACTACGGTCTGACTGACGGTTGCTGCAACTTCTGGAACCCAGGCCACGCGCGATCAGGCGAGCCTGAACCGGCCAAGAAACGCGTTCGCCGCTGGGCGATCGATGGCGAAGAGTTCAAGCCGTTCACGCCGGATTCAAAGGACTTCTACACCACCGATGCGTTCACCGATCATGCGGTGGAGTATCTGGAAACCTACAAGGACGAAGAGCAGCCGTTTTTGCTCTACGTCGCCTACACGGCACCTCATTATCCGCTGCATGCCAGCGAGGAAGACATTGCCAAGTATCGTGGCAAGTATGGCGAGATCGGCTGGGACAAACTGCGGCAGCAGCGTTTTGCCCAACAGCAGAAACTGGGAGTACTGCCGGCGAACGTGACACTCTCGCCGCGTGATCCTGACCTACCAGCATGGAGTGAAATTGACGAGCAGGATCGCGACTGGTGGGATCTGCGCATGGCGACCTATGCCGCGATGATCGACCGCATGGACCGCAACATTGGCCGCATTCTGCAGAAGCTGGAAGCGATTGGAAAAGTGGACAACACGGTGATCTTCTTTCTTTCCGATAACGGAGCGTGTGAAGACTCGGCCGATCGTTCGACCGTGAAAGGATCGATGCCGTGGGAAGTGACCAGCTACCTGACCCAGGGACGCAACTGGGCCAATGCATCCAACACGCCGTATCGAAAGTACAAGACGACCGACTACGAAGGGGGCACACGTACGCCCATGATCGCCTGGTGGCCCGCCAAGATTAAGCCTGGCACGATCACCGACCAACCGGGTCACCTGATCGACTTCATGCCGACCATGCTTGAACTGGCTGGCGAGAAGATCACTGACGAGCTGCCAGGACAGTCACTAGTCGAAACGCTCGGTGGTTCCACCAACGAGCGCCCGTGGCCCATTTATTGGCAGTTCGGTAAAGCCCAGGCCATCCGTGACCAAGAATGGAAATTGGTGAAGTACGGGAAGGGAGACTGGGAACTCTACCATTTGAGCGAAGACCCGACCGAGCTCAACGACCTTGCCAAAGACCAGCCCGATAAGGTCCAGGAACTCGATGCCAAGTGGCAAGCGTGGTGGAAGGACAAAGGGAAGTGATTCGCCGCATCCGCTATCGATATGCGACATAAAAAAAGCCGCCGGAAACTTCCGGCGGCTTTCTTCATTCTTGTTTTTCCGCAGGACGTTTAGCCCATCTGGATCTCGTAACCTTTGCGGCTTTCTCGCGAAAGGAACGTGTTGGCCTGTTCGTCGCCGATGACCTCTCGCTTTTCCGGATCCCAATTGAGCTCGCGACCCAATCGCATGGCGATGTTCGAGAGGTGGCAGATCTCGAGCATGCGGTTATGAGACCAGACGTCGGAGATCGGCTGCTTGCGAGACTCCATGCACTCGATGAAGTTGACGCTGTGGTTGGCCGGAACTGGTCCGCCGTACACTTTTTCAATCGAGCCCTCGGGAAGTGGCTTCTCCTTGAGATCTTCGATTGGCTTGCCGACGATCTTGCCACGATTGACGAAGAAGCGACCTTCGGTTCCTTCAAAGAGGATCCCGTTGTCACCTTCGCTGGTAATGATCATCTCGACATCGTTGGGCATGTCGGCCTGAATCTTGAACTTGGTCGCGACATTGTAACGATCGTGGACAACCGGGTTGCCATCTTTGTACTCACAGGCCAGTTCGTACTCGAGCGGTTTCACCTTGCTCGGACCGGTGTCGGTGGCACCCAGGGCCCAGCACGCAATGTCGACGTGGTGAGCACCCCAGTCGGTCAGCTTACCACCGGAGTATTCATGCCAGTTGCGGAACGAATAATGACAATTGCTATAAAGCGGAACACCGCCGCCGTAGCCTTTTCGCATTTCCGGCAGGGCACGGTAGTCGACCTTTTCTGCTGGGCCGAGCCACATATCCCAGTCGAGTCCACCAGGAACGTCGGCGACGGGAATCTCAGGAGACCCGGTCATACCGTTGATCCCGCAGGTTACCTTTTGAACCTTGCCAATACGGCCTTCGTTGACCAAGGCAACGGCTTGCAGGAAACGCTGTCCCGATTCGCTGCGCTGCATGGTACCGACCTGGAAGACGCGGCCAGTTTCCTTGACGACCTTTTCGATCAGCTTACCTTCGGCAATGGTCAGCGTCAGTGGCTTTTCGCAGTAGACATCTTTGCCGGCGTACATTGCTTCAACGGCGATCTTGGTGTGCCAGTGATCTGGCGTCGCGATCATCACCGCATCGATGTCATTGCGATCGAGGATCTTGCGATAGTCGACGTACGCATCAGGCTTCTTACCTTGCTTCTTTTCCAGCTTGGAAACATTTTCGGCCAAGACGTTGGCATCGACATCAGCCAATGCGGCAAAGTCGGCGTAGGGAGTTGTCTTGTTGGTGATACCCCAACCTTGGTTGCGAAGACCGATCGAGGCGAATGTTGGACGATCATTGGCGTTTTGAAAACCAAACGCACGGTTGGCCGACGGGATGATGACCGTAGCGGCACCTGCGGCGGCAACTCCCTTCAGGAATTGACGACGAGTGCTTTGCGGAAATTTAGACATGGCTGATATTCCTTGGGGTGATTAGGGGCGGATGTTTGGAAATGTGAGGTCGATGAACGGAAGTAATGGAGAGGTAGGCTTTCCCGTTCGTAGAGTACACTCATACTCTATTTTACTGTGAAATTATTCTAGCTGCGACTATCGTAACCTCGCCGAAATCGCACGTTTTGGGCGAAAAATGCCACCGAATGCTATTTTCGACCCGGTAAGCCTCCCCACATCTCCTTCATCAAGGCAAAGACTTCCGGTTCATCCTTCTTGAGTTCGCCGGTGACAAACGGATAGAAGTCGTTCGATCCGAAATAGGATTCGGTCATCTCGGCGAAGAACTCCTTCGGATTGGTCAACGCGTAATGTTCGCGGAGATGGCCTGGGCTAGTAAGGACTGACTGATAGCTCTCGTTGTCTTTGAACTTTTCCCATACCGCTTGAATGCGTGCATTGTCAAAGCCGAGATACTGATCATGGTAGGCATGGGCCAGTTCATGCAGCACCACCCACGGCATCCGGTGGTTTTCGGACGGTGAAAGAAACGAATCGACGCTGGGAATATGAACGCACTTGGCCAGTTCCTCGTCGTAGCCGTTTCGCTTCAGCCAGCCTTTGTCTGGATGATATTGCATGGCTTTTAGTTTGCCGTAGTCAAGATCGAGTTGGATCACGATCTTACGCAACTTCTCCAGAGATTCCTCGGACATGACGACATCAATCGCCACAAGGCGTGCGGCGAGAAGTTTCAGGGCTCGCTCTCCCTTGGCCTTGTGCTCACCTTCGAGAAGGCGGTCATCGACTCGGACGGTCCATCCTTCGACGTCTCGCGTCGTATGCTTGGCGGGAAGTGCCGAAGTATCCTTCGACATCGCACGGGAACAGGGAATCACTACCAGCGCCAGTAACAGCGACGGGATTACGTACTTGTTCATGGGTTTACCTTGGTCGCAAACGATTACTTGGACTTTTTTCGGTTGGGATTATTGGGTGGGCTGGCATCTTGAGGACGAATTAGCGGTGCCGTGGGACGTCGCGTCGCTTTGATGTCAGCGACATGGTCCTCGAACATCTTCTGCAATTGCTCACAAAGTTCCGGATGCTGAGCGGCGAGATTGGTTGTCTCGCCAATGTCAGCGACGATATCGTAAAGCTGCACAGGCTCATCCGAGGGAGCGCGTCCTTTCGGAGCGTCACGTCCCTGCTTCTTCTCCTTCCAGGGATAATACTTCCATTTGCCGTGCCGGACGGTCCCTTCGTTGTGCATGAGAACAAATGATTCTCGAGGCCCCTCGGCGTTTTTCGTGAACATGACCGAGCGGATATCGACGCCGTCGATCCTGCGTCCGGAAAGCTTGCCGTCGCATAGTTTGGCCAGTGTCGGCAAGAGATCGATCGAAGCGGTGATCTCATCGCATGCGGTTCCGGCAGGGATCGTTCCTGGCCACCACATTAACGTGGGTTCCCGGATGCCGCCGTCATAGACGCTCGCCTTCTTGGCTCGCAGTGGAAGCGACGAACCGACAGCAGCGCCATTGTCGCTCGTAAAGATGACCAGGGTGTTTTCAGCGATTTGTTCATCGCGAAGCGTCTTAAGAATCTCGCCGACTGACCAGTCGACCTCCTCAATGGCATCCCAAATCAACTTGTCGGTTCGTCCTTGAAAATCTTTGCTCACGTGCAATGGCAGGTGAACCATCGTATGAGGTAGATACAGGAAGAAAGGTTTGTCGCTTTCGGATTTGATGAAACGAATCGCTTCCTCGGTGTAGCGTTTGGTGACGGTATTTTGATCACACGGGTACTCGATGATTTCCTCGTCGCGCATGAGCGGAACGACATTCCTTTTGGTGACGCCGTTTTGCACTTCCTGCAGGGTGACCCCTTCGCGAAGGTCGATGTCATCGGCCAGTTTATTGGCCGGGTCGATCCACATATCGTTGCTGTAGGGGATACCGTAGTAACTGTCGAATCCTTGATAAGTTGGAAGACAAGGAGGAAGATGCCCCAGGTGCCACTTGCCGACGCAGGCCGTTCGGTAGCCGGCTTCCTTGAGCATGTCCGCGATCGTTTGTTCTTCAGGGTGCAGCCCTTGCTTGCTGTTCGGGAAGAGGACTGGGCTCATGCTTAGCCTCTGGTAGTGTGTGCCCGTCAGTAGCGCCGTTCGCGATCCGGAACAGACCGCACAGCCGACATAGAAGTCGGTAAATTTCATGCCTTCGGCGGCCATCTGATTCAGATTAGGTGTCCGCGGGCCTTTGGCGCCATTGAACTCAACATCACCGAAACCAAGGTCGTCGATGAAGATGATCACAACGTTAGGTGGCTGCTTTACCTTTTCGCCGAAAGCATGTTCGGCATGGGAAACGAGAAGACAAGCCAGGAGCAGTCCGACGAGCAATCGCATGTTGGGGTCTCGCGCAGGTGCGGTGAGAAAGGAGTCTTGAGGAAGGAGGTAGCCTGATTATCAATAACGCAACGATTCAGGTCAAATTTTGCTATCTTCTAGCGATTTAAGCGTCGGTTTTTCCCCTTTACTGCGAGCGGCGACCGGATGAATCGACTGTACGTCCAGCAATTAGCCGAAGAGTTGGGGTGGGGGGAGCCAGACTTCTTCCAACACCGGCTTACGGGAAAGTCGGCTGAGGACTATGGTGCGGAGTTAGTTAAATGGGCCGAGTGCCGGATCTCCGATAGCTTCTTCCTGCAGGTCAACTCGCTTCCGGAGCATCGCGAGAACTACTCGCTGTGCGTGTATGCGATTCGATTTCAAATCTGCAGCGGCTGGCGATCGATCCGACTGACGTCGGATCGTCGGCAACGAAGAAGGGTCATCAAGAAGATTGCTCCCTTTGTTGAGTACAAGCACTTCGCCACGGTAGAGTCTCGTGCCTGCTACCGCCAACTGTTTCCTCACTCGCGACGGTATACCTGGAAGCGAATTCAAACAGAGGGAGCCCTGCACTTCACACAGCAGATCGGCTAGTTCTCATTGTTCTCTGTAGCCACGGGCTCGGTCGCTATCCAACATCCTGCGACAGCTCTCGCGCGTGTTGTCGTAATAATCCAGGTAAGGACATCGTCCGGCACGAGTAATTCTCTTCTGCCTTCTCACTGCGTATGCCGGTCAAGATAAAGGCAATACGACGCTTCATGCCGGTCAGGGGAAGTCCAACTCGAGAAATTGGAAGTCTGTAAGAATTACTTGGGAAATCACGAAGTTCTATTGAGGTGTGTTTCGGCACGAGTTTGCATTTTGTCTTGCCGGCATTGTGTTTTTCATACAAATCGCCCAGCGCGCATTCTACCACGTTGAGTTGTTCGGTACGGCTGAATTAGCTTGTCGGTTCACGCTTAGTAAATATGCGTGAGGATTCTATTTTTATTTTTCTTTCATGTTGGAGCCTTGCTATGAGACATCGAGCCAAACGAGTTGGGTTTACACTCGTGGAGTTGTTGGTGGTGATCGCCATTATCGGGGTACTGATTGCCCTGCTCTTGCCCGCCGTGCAACAGGCCCGCGAAGCCGCACGACGAACGAGCTGCCGCAACAAGATGAAGCAGCTGGGCCTAGCCCTGCACAACTACCACGACACGTTCAACGTGTTCCCATCGGGAAACATGAGTCGCAGCGGTTCGACCTCGGACTGTACGCCGGATGGAAACCAGTGTCAGGATGGAATGGCTTCGTGGACGGTTCTCATTCTGCCATTTATCGAGCAAGGAAATCTCTACGAACAGTTCGACTTCCGACAGCCGCTGTACTGGGGCTTTAACGACGACTTTACCGCGACCAATCCCAACTGTGGTACGAACAACGTCAACTTTGCGCCCCAGACTACATCGGTCGACGCATTTCATTGCCCCTCGGATCCACTGGCATCGGGTGGAAGCTTGACCAACAACTACATGGGGGTCATGGGTGGCGACACGTTCCCGGGTAATAACAACGGCTCGGCTTATAACTGCCGCATGAATAACTCGCGTTTAAATTACAACAATGGCATGTTGTATTTGAATTCGAAGACAGGCTTTCATAGTGCCACCGATGGTTCATCGAATGTTTATCTCATCGGTGAAAGCAAGTATCTATTTCAACCAAACTTCTGCTGTGAAACGGCAACCTGGGCCTCGGCGGCGCGGATCAACAATGATGACTCGCTGCTTTTGAACATTGTTGCTTGTACCTTTCAGCCCAACACGGGTGATAACCCACTGAACAACAACGTTCACATGTGGGACGAGATGCCAGGTACGGTTGGAAGTTGGCACCCAGGCGGATGTCACATGGCTATGGGGGATGCTTCGGTGCATTTCATTAGCGAAAACGTCGACATCACAACACATCGTAATTTGAGCAAGCGTAGCGATGGTTATCCCATCGGTGGACTCGGAGAACTCTAATCACCTCTCAGGCAACCACTATAGGAGCAAGAACATCATGCGCATGTGGATAATACTGGCGATCTTCACCGCTACCGTAACCCTTGGCTGCAACGGTCCAACGACGGAAGGTCCCCAGCGATTTCCCCTTTCGGGAACGATCACTTACAAGGGGGCACCATTGCCAGCGGGCAAGATTTACTTCGAGCCTGATGGGAAGAAGGACAATTCCGGTCCGATGGTGACGGCCGAAATTAAAGATGGCAAGTATGAGACGCCTCCGGGCAAAGGAACCGTTGGTGGATCGCATATCGTCCGGATCGATGGATACGATGCGAAAAATGTCACCGAGCACGACCCGCTGGGGAGCGCTCTTTTTATCAACCATGTGATCGAAGTCGATTTGCCTAAGGACGAGGCGACGGAAGATTTCACGGTTGGTAAATAACCAACCGAGGACAATGTGGTAGAAATCAAGAAAGGACGGGCCGTAAGCGGTCCGTCCTTTTCTATTGAACGCCTATCGATTGCATGAAGTTAGCCACACGCCATCTCAGATATTTTTTCGGGCAGATGGGCCAAAAAAATCATGTCACAGCCTGCTTGTTAAGATTCTCAGTCGCTGTCTGCGACGTTTCCACTTTTCGGTCGACACGAAGCATTACTGATCTAACCATTAGCTCGCGCAATTAATGCGTTTGCGGTTGATAGTGCACCCCTGACCTGACGCTTTTTACGCAATTGCTTTGATGATAGAGTCTTAGGTAGATTTCAAAACCCACGATCTAGCGCTTTGGGTAATGTGAAATTTCTCTGTCGTATGCGTAATTCTTCGCAACAAAAAAAAATGGTAAATCTGCGGAAAGCTGCATTTAGGGCGTTAT includes:
- a CDS encoding arylsulfatase; amino-acid sequence: MRFSLILCTIACLYCVHVAEAEAAEAKRPNIVLIMCDDMGFSDIGCYGGEVETPNLDKLATSGMRFRTFYNNAKCEHTRASLLTGRWWHHVGASASVVYKAPTFGERMREAGYRTLMVGKWHAGQTPFQRGFDRYYGLTDGCCNFWNPGHARSGEPEPAKKRVRRWAIDGEEFKPFTPDSKDFYTTDAFTDHAVEYLETYKDEEQPFLLYVAYTAPHYPLHASEEDIAKYRGKYGEIGWDKLRQQRFAQQQKLGVLPANVTLSPRDPDLPAWSEIDEQDRDWWDLRMATYAAMIDRMDRNIGRILQKLEAIGKVDNTVIFFLSDNGACEDSADRSTVKGSMPWEVTSYLTQGRNWANASNTPYRKYKTTDYEGGTRTPMIAWWPAKIKPGTITDQPGHLIDFMPTMLELAGEKITDELPGQSLVETLGGSTNERPWPIYWQFGKAQAIRDQEWKLVKYGKGDWELYHLSEDPTELNDLAKDQPDKVQELDAKWQAWWKDKGK
- a CDS encoding Gfo/Idh/MocA family protein — encoded protein: MSKFPQSTRRQFLKGVAAAGAATVIIPSANRAFGFQNANDRPTFASIGLRNQGWGITNKTTPYADFAALADVDANVLAENVSKLEKKQGKKPDAYVDYRKILDRNDIDAVMIATPDHWHTKIAVEAMYAGKDVYCEKPLTLTIAEGKLIEKVVKETGRVFQVGTMQRSESGQRFLQAVALVNEGRIGKVQKVTCGINGMTGSPEIPVADVPGGLDWDMWLGPAEKVDYRALPEMRKGYGGGVPLYSNCHYSFRNWHEYSGGKLTDWGAHHVDIACWALGATDTGPSKVKPLEYELACEYKDGNPVVHDRYNVATKFKIQADMPNDVEMIITSEGDNGILFEGTEGRFFVNRGKIVGKPIEDLKEKPLPEGSIEKVYGGPVPANHSVNFIECMESRKQPISDVWSHNRMLEICHLSNIAMRLGRELNWDPEKREVIGDEQANTFLSRESRKGYEIQMG
- a CDS encoding metallopeptidase — protein: MNKYVIPSLLLALVVIPCSRAMSKDTSALPAKHTTRDVEGWTVRVDDRLLEGEHKAKGERALKLLAARLVAIDVVMSEESLEKLRKIVIQLDLDYGKLKAMQYHPDKGWLKRNGYDEELAKCVHIPSVDSFLSPSENHRMPWVVLHELAHAYHDQYLGFDNARIQAVWEKFKDNESYQSVLTSPGHLREHYALTNPKEFFAEMTESYFGSNDFYPFVTGELKKDEPEVFALMKEMWGGLPGRK
- a CDS encoding sulfatase family protein; this encodes MRLLVGLLLACLLVSHAEHAFGEKVKQPPNVVIIFIDDLGFGDVEFNGAKGPRTPNLNQMAAEGMKFTDFYVGCAVCSGSRTALLTGTHYQRLSMSPVLFPNSKQGLHPEEQTIADMLKEAGYRTACVGKWHLGHLPPCLPTYQGFDSYYGIPYSNDMWIDPANKLADDIDLREGVTLQEVQNGVTKRNVVPLMRDEEIIEYPCDQNTVTKRYTEEAIRFIKSESDKPFFLYLPHTMVHLPLHVSKDFQGRTDKLIWDAIEEVDWSVGEILKTLRDEQIAENTLVIFTSDNGAAVGSSLPLRAKKASVYDGGIREPTLMWWPGTIPAGTACDEITASIDLLPTLAKLCDGKLSGRRIDGVDIRSVMFTKNAEGPRESFVLMHNEGTVRHGKWKYYPWKEKKQGRDAPKGRAPSDEPVQLYDIVADIGETTNLAAQHPELCEQLQKMFEDHVADIKATRRPTAPLIRPQDASPPNNPNRKKSK
- a CDS encoding DUF1559 domain-containing protein is translated as MRHRAKRVGFTLVELLVVIAIIGVLIALLLPAVQQAREAARRTSCRNKMKQLGLALHNYHDTFNVFPSGNMSRSGSTSDCTPDGNQCQDGMASWTVLILPFIEQGNLYEQFDFRQPLYWGFNDDFTATNPNCGTNNVNFAPQTTSVDAFHCPSDPLASGGSLTNNYMGVMGGDTFPGNNNGSAYNCRMNNSRLNYNNGMLYLNSKTGFHSATDGSSNVYLIGESKYLFQPNFCCETATWASAARINNDDSLLLNIVACTFQPNTGDNPLNNNVHMWDEMPGTVGSWHPGGCHMAMGDASVHFISENVDITTHRNLSKRSDGYPIGGLGEL